The nucleotide sequence ATGCAGTGTAGGCTTTTAACTGCAATAAAAAGCCATTCATTTGCACAAGTACGTAAAACAACATTTCTGACTGAAGAAGTATGACAAGTTTATAATATGTAAGATTAGTAATAGAGTCAAGAGAAGTTACCACTGGATCTGAGAGAGCGCCAGTGCAAAGAGCAAAACAGAGAAGTGGCTCTGGTTTGTGAAGGCTGAACATTGAGCTTACTTTATCTTCGGCTGGTTTCTTCCTCAAGGCGGTGGAAATAATGGTCTCAAGCCACTGTATATTAATACGTTGATTTCAATaggttttctcttttgtgtttgAAAAATAAGGATAAGGAGTAAAGACTCTTACACGTCCGTTCCGTGGAGTCTGGAAGCGGAAGATAGAGTATTCAATGGTGTTTGCATTTATGATTTGCCCACCGATATTATAAGCAGACTGCACTACACAATGAAACCCATTAGTCTCTGTTCAAATATGAATCTATTTTCATGTTCAGCATTGAAACAAAAGTGGAATACCTTGTGAAACAAAGCTAACCTTCTCAGGGAATTAGCAGGTACACCATATGCCAAGTATGCCTTGAGAAGATACATAGACTTAATTATGAATAAGAAAAGGCAAGGAGATGTTGTATCAGATCAGATGATCAATATGTTCTTACATGCATGAGGAGAGCATTGTATATGTTGATCCAAAATGCTAACTTTGCATTGCCTTCCATTTGATTTATACTAACTCTCTCCAGTTGTTCAACAAGGAGCCTGCAAAGTGGAAAGTATGCTTTCTTGTGATCCAAACCATCaaatgcatttttctttttgaaaataaaatcagtGTTGTTGGACTAACCTATAGTTGTTAATAGCATATGATGCTTGAGAAAATCTTCTCTTGTCTGATGAGATCCAAGATACTTCCACCATGGATCTGCAGGACCAAGCTCGGTCTTCATTCATAATGTTCTTGGGGATGATTACATTGCTGGTCGACGATCTTGATAGGGTTGGtgatcttctcctcttctcaGGATCGGCTGACATGGCACTGCTGCAGAGCCAGAAGTACACTGAAGCCATACACTTGACCATATCTTCAGACAACTTGTTTGGGCATTGATACAGATGATCCTTCAGAGTCCTTTGCGATGGAGATTTCTCTGTTACTGAATCCTTGGAATGGGactgatagaaaaaaaaaaacagaacatataaAAGTTAGAAGAAGTCTCATCAATAAACTGAGGGGgagattagtgttttttttttcacatttactTTTGCTTGACTTGAGCAACTTGTTGTTGAAGAAATACAGTCTTTGTTCTGGAACTGAGAAGATTGGTCCCCTTTGTATGTTTTTCTACTTGTATCTTTAAAAGCAACAAGAGCATGCCAAGGCTTTGTAGGGAAACTCATGGAGGAACAAAATGCATTTGAAATAACACTTGGATGCCTTTTTGGTGGCTGCTGCTTTATTTGATGAGCTGGAGAAGAAATGACTGAGCTTTGCTCTGAGGATGCTCTGCTGACTGTCTGTTCGAAGATACTCCGGTACAGAGAGAGCACATGATGCTCGCGATTCGCAACCTCCGCTTCCAACAGTTCAATCTCCGTGATAAGTTCCTTTGCCTGAATCATccaaatcacatatatatatactcaaaagtctcacaaattttaatttactctTAACGCATAAGTACTGAAGTACTGAAGTGTTACCTGACCAGCAAAATGTCGGTGGCCTGGAGATAAACTGCTTGAAGCACGTCCCATTGCTCTCTCTAACACCATTCTCATAGATTTCTCTTGTTGCAGACGAAGGTGAAGCTGCTCAACCTGTTTAGCCAAATCACAAGAATCATTCACATGTACTAGTTTCACTTATGGGACATGATAATGCTGGTGGGCTTACATCTCGTTCCAAGGATGCTCTATCGGTAGAAGACACGTTGTTTTTGATAAATACCTGACGATTCTGCAGAGGTTTTGGTATCTTGTTTGCTCTTGTTTGAACAGAGGATTTTGTCTATggacaagaaaagaaacaaacaaatcaacttCCAGTAGAGAAAAATATTCTCTTATAAAATACGATTTGTGAGTCTTACTTGGATTCTAGTGAAGTTTTCAGCAGATTGTGAAGCTCCATTGCTAGAAACGTGGAGATCTCGCTCTGAAGACGCACTaggaatataaattaaaaaaaaaaacagaatcaaaccTTTTATGATAACAGTCTCTAGTCGTTTACATACATCATAGAGACATTTTGAGCAAACACTGGTGCGTTAATAAACAGCGAGAGTACATTTCGAAACCCCATTAAATAGCTAACATATAGATTCGATATAGTCAAAGATTGAGCTTAAACTACGGAAGCGAGAGTACCTTTTAGACCTTATATGTTTATGAGAATCCGGGCAATGCCAAgaatctctgttttttctctgttctttaTCGTCTTTAGTGAAATCCAAACGACCCATCTCTCAGGCCAAAAAACGTTATTAAACCGAGATGATGAAAAGTTGTAAACCCCTTCAAAAGTCCCCAAGAAACCACCTGTGAAGTATGataaaagaaggagagaatgcAAATAGAAGCAGAGGAGAATATGAAGAATGAAGGAAGAAGTAAATGCAGAGACGAGGACTGAAACTGTAGCCCAGAGGAAAAGGGACCAGGTTTGATCAGATATTGGTGCCTGCCAAAAATATTCAATTCCATTCACTTTATGGTTGTTGTATTGCATTTAATTCcgttatttttctcttttgtcacattttttattttaaaatgtccTATATTAAATTTCCCTCCTTTTTTCTCGAGAATCAAATTACTACAAATTTGCAATGAAATTATTTTCTATggccaaaaataataatattactgAGAGAGAGTACAGTTTAGTTGATGTTGTCATGTCGGTacgaaaatatttagaatttaatgTTCCAATTTAAagtctcttgtttttttttttttttttttttttttttttNCTAATTTTGAAAAGTCCGTTTAATTTCATATACACCGTGACACTTTTTATTTGTTGGAAACTTGGAATTTCAGTTTTCCatcgaaaataaattaagaggTGATGATGTTTCAACAAATAATTTGTTGGAAGGAGAATTACTTGGGCCTTAAGTTTTGGGTTGGCCCAATATCCacattcgtttttttttttggtgaattcAAACACAACCTCAGGTGAAAACGTTTTTATGAGATTTCTGTCAATTTTtattctttgacaaaaaaaaaaaaaaactggctCCAGGTCTGTGGCAtgcaaaaagatataaaaaatgttaGATTAAAATTGGTAATAGAAAGTTTGGAGAAAGCAAAAGTTAGATACAGTATGTGGATAAAAATAGCTAGAAACTATTATTAGGTgaacattttttaagtaaaacgttgttgtttgttgttttatagaataaaaaatttaaagatgaGTGATGATGACAAGAAATAATATGCGAATATGCCCACCGACGGGAGAAAGACACGTGTACGGCTGATAAAGCTTTGTGAAGGAatcctaaactaaaaaaaagaagaaaagagatgatCTGAGAGAGTCtctgagtgagagagagaccaaaaaaaaaaaatgaatattttgcTTTCTGGATAAGCCGTTCTCCTCGTGTCCACGTGGCTTTTGAGAACGTGGGACCTACTCATCTATATGACTAAACCTATCCACTCATTCTCTCTATCATCTATCTAtgttggttctttttttttttccttgtacgttcgtcctttttttttttcttgtcctAACAACAAATTGTGATgcttttagttttaatattagGACATAGAGATTAGTTTGAAGATCCtgtctttttaatatatttgacaattaatcatacaaaataaataaatgaaaacactTATTAGTATAAGATATGACATTTGTACTCTTAGCAAAAAATGAGAGGCACAATagtatttttctttctgaagataacatttcaaagaaaattgtattaaaaacaaaaaagataacatATTTTACTTACTCATGGGTCTATTCTactacaaatatttattttttaaggttTAGACTATTAAGTAAAAACAACCAATAGTTTTTGTTGTGGCCCTATctataaaaccaaaatctgatttttcttttatgtgtagggatgttaactttttttcttcttcttatgataTCTTATTAAACTGatgtcatattttattttgtttgtaactTCTTAATAATCTAGTCAAAGTTATGTATGGAACGCGTGAAGGGGCTATTAAAAAACTTACAAATGTTGATAGTGTGATTATAATCTTGTGGCTAATAATATTCAGccaattgttatttttttgggtgGAGGTTTAGCACTTGTACATAAATTACTCACACTTtctttgctatttttttttttttttttgtgtagataTCCATCcttatataaatagaaaaatataagaaaatataagtaATTATTTAGCATAAGACAAATGGGATATTATATTTGTTGTGTCATTAAGATatactttgaaaaataaatttatatagtaaatcaaacttttgaatatTTAGATAGCAGCCTGTAATACATCTgtattcaaaaaatttatagtaCAAAAATAGCCATTAATAATTAAGAATTAATAGTAATAGATAATTGGATTTCTTACTTCAAGTAATTCaataatttttcccaaaataaATCTACTAGTGTAGACACGTTGCATTGACTATAAGTCaatttgtgaaatatgaaaaaggaaaaaatccaCAAAGGATACACCAAATATTTTccgattgtatatatataaataagagaaacattaggagaagcaaaagaaaattaaaaaaaaaaaaaaaaaaaaattNCCTGGTTCTCCGGGTGATGTCCCTGACCATGTCCCTGGTGATGGTTATGCTTCCGAGGATTTCGTTGCTGGCTCTTCCTCTAGCCGCGAGAGAAAGAAaggtttctccttttttttttttgatttctcgcttatatatttttttcaaacaaaaatcaaattccttttttttttgtacgaaTCAATTCAATCATCCGTACAATCCGTGGGAAATAAGTTTATCTTGCATCATAGTCGCTTAAATTGCATTATGTAACCAGAGTTTGATGTGTGTTTATTGCAGTTCCGGTGAGGAATTTGTCTGATTGAATGTggatttgtgtgtttgatttggttttctcTTTAGGAACTCCATGGACAGAGGAGGAACACAGGATGTTCTTATTAGGTTTACAGAAGCTGGGAAAAGGCGATTGGCGAGGTATCTCAAGGAACTATGTGACTACAAGGACACCTACACAAGTTGCTAGCCATGCTCAGAAGTATTTCATCAGACAATCCAATGTGTCTCGTCGCAAAAGACGTTCTAGTCTCTTTGATATGGTTCCTGATGAGGTTAGTTGCCTTCCTTCACTCAAAAACACTTATTTGATCGGTCTTATgcacatttttatatatattatagtgaGAGACTGAATAACTCGTGGGGGACACTTGGCTTGTCTTCTACATTTCGATATGAAACGAGAATTACAAAAATAGTTGGATTCTGTTAATAGAATATGCTTTAGGGTACCATTTTGCAGCTAATCTTGGTTAAGCAATTGAATAAAGAACGGACTCGTCTAA is from Camelina sativa cultivar DH55 chromosome 20, Cs, whole genome shotgun sequence and encodes:
- the LOC104772024 gene encoding uncharacterized protein LOC104772024 isoform X1, producing MGRLDFTKDDKEQRKNRDSWHCPDSHKHIRSKSASSERDLHVSSNGASQSAENFTRIQTKSSVQTRANKIPKPLQNRQVFIKNNVSSTDRASLERDVEQLHLRLQQEKSMRMVLERAMGRASSSLSPGHRHFAGQAKELITEIELLEAEVANREHHVLSLYRSIFEQTVSRASSEQSSVISSPAHQIKQQPPKRHPSVISNAFCSSMSFPTKPWHALVAFKDTSRKTYKGDQSSQFQNKDCISSTTSCSSQAKVNSHSKDSVTEKSPSQRTLKDHLYQCPNKLSEDMVKCMASVYFWLCSSAMSADPEKRRRSPTLSRSSTSNVIIPKNIMNEDRAWSCRSMVEVSWISSDKRRFSQASYAINNYRLLVEQLERVSINQMEGNAKLAFWINIYNALLMHAYLAYGVPANSLRRLALFHKSAYNIGGQIINANTIEYSIFRFQTPRNGRWLETIISTALRKKPAEDKVSSMFSLHKPEPLLCFALCTGALSDPVLKAYTASNVKEELEASKREFLGANVIVKMQKKVLLPKIIERFTKEALLSSDDLMRWLIDNADEKLGESIQKCVQGKPNNKKSSQVVEWLAYSSRFRYVFSKDLMEKKPWWV
- the LOC104772024 gene encoding uncharacterized protein LOC104772024 isoform X2, which encodes MGRLDFTKDDKEQRKNRDSWHCPDSHKHIRSKSASSERDLHVSSNGASQSAENFTRIQTKSSVQTRANKIPKPLQNRQVFIKNNVSSTDRASLERDVEQLHLRLQQEKSMRMVLERAMGRASSSLSPGHRHFAGQAKELITEIELLEAEVANREHHVLSLYRSIFEQTVSRASSEQSSVISSPAHQIKQQPPKRHPSVISNAFCSSMSFPTKPWHALVAFKDTSRKTYKGDQSSQFQNKDCISSTTSCSSQAKSHSKDSVTEKSPSQRTLKDHLYQCPNKLSEDMVKCMASVYFWLCSSAMSADPEKRRRSPTLSRSSTSNVIIPKNIMNEDRAWSCRSMVEVSWISSDKRRFSQASYAINNYRLLVEQLERVSINQMEGNAKLAFWINIYNALLMHAYLAYGVPANSLRRLALFHKSAYNIGGQIINANTIEYSIFRFQTPRNGRWLETIISTALRKKPAEDKVSSMFSLHKPEPLLCFALCTGALSDPVLKAYTASNVKEELEASKREFLGANVIVKMQKKVLLPKIIERFTKEALLSSDDLMRWLIDNADEKLGESIQKCVQGKPNNKKSSQVVEWLAYSSRFRYVFSKDLMEKKPWWV
- the LOC104772024 gene encoding uncharacterized protein LOC104772024 isoform X3, whose translation is MGRLDFTKDDKEQRKNRDSWHCPDSHKHIRSKSASSERDLHVSSNGASQSAENFTRIQTKSSVQTRANKIPKPLQNRQVEQLHLRLQQEKSMRMVLERAMGRASSSLSPGHRHFAGQAKELITEIELLEAEVANREHHVLSLYRSIFEQTVSRASSEQSSVISSPAHQIKQQPPKRHPSVISNAFCSSMSFPTKPWHALVAFKDTSRKTYKGDQSSQFQNKDCISSTTSCSSQAKVNSHSKDSVTEKSPSQRTLKDHLYQCPNKLSEDMVKCMASVYFWLCSSAMSADPEKRRRSPTLSRSSTSNVIIPKNIMNEDRAWSCRSMVEVSWISSDKRRFSQASYAINNYRLLVEQLERVSINQMEGNAKLAFWINIYNALLMHAYLAYGVPANSLRRLALFHKSAYNIGGQIINANTIEYSIFRFQTPRNGRWLETIISTALRKKPAEDKVSSMFSLHKPEPLLCFALCTGALSDPVLKAYTASNVKEELEASKREFLGANVIVKMQKKVLLPKIIERFTKEALLSSDDLMRWLIDNADEKLGESIQKCVQGKPNNKKSSQVVEWLAYSSRFRYVFSKDLMEKKPWWV